The Larimichthys crocea isolate SSNF chromosome X, L_crocea_2.0, whole genome shotgun sequence genome segment AACGTAAATATCTGAGCTGTCACTTGTTTCCTGTAAACAGATGCAGCCTTGCTCAAGGTGTCCTTCTCTGtttacctcctcttcctgtcctccacAAACCCTGCAGAAAATGCTGACTATGCAGGGTCCTGAACATGCAGCAAGGCAGTGATGAAGAGCGAgccctgtgattggctggtgaGCACCCCACCCATTTAAAACTCTATAATAAAGCAGGAGTACCAGCTGACAGGAGAACATTGACtgttctgctgcagcagcactgcaaaCTGGgtttcaactcttttttttttaatgcagggAGGGTCTGTGCAGACTGCAGGCTCCTATCCAGCTCTTATTTACACAGATTCACATTCGCAATACTTGAACGGATATGCAACTAGTAAACCGATACAAATACATGTTTACTGTCTGAATATGAGCATAGGTACATAAAATCAAgtgatctgatgtttttgtgcTCAGGTCTCCCTTCAAAGATCAACCTCAAGAGCAAGTTAAACTTATCTGCGTCTGTGTGCATCTAAACataaacaatttatttaaacttcCATCAAATTTCACCTGAAGTTTCTTAATCCTGAATCTAAAAGGCTGGATATGATGTGCCATTTTGAGCAGGCCCGGACAAAAGTTGACAACTGCGAGAGAAACGTGGTGAAATCAACAAGCACTACCAGAGCTTTATGGTCCTGATGATGAGCACATCTGGAAAACACCATCCGACCAAACCTTCGTCTTAAAATGGCCTTTTGCATCAACTGTGTTTGATCTCATGCACGGGAGTTTCATTAGGTGCTCGCTTGAACACTTTGGTGATAATCACGTCTCAGCTTTCAgctacacattttaaatacagtctTCTTCCTCAGGGTGGTACAAATTTCCAAAACCACCCACATAtttctaaaagaaagaaaatcaaacagatGATGGAGGGGTCAGGTTGATGATGTGCAAATTACAGACTGCTAAGCAACAGAATGGGATCAGGATGAACAGGCCAGTCAGCACCTTCACCTAGAGGTTACCATGGTAACTAAATACCCATTAGATGCCATTCTCCAAGTTGGCTCATGCTTCTGCATGCCAACACAAACTCTGgcactacagtaaatatctcCTAATCATTCTTAGTACACATACTGGGTTGTGGATGACTTGGGATTGGTTGGTTTTGTttgaataacaataataatatccCACCTGAATATAAAGTAGCAACTTATCTCCTCCTCTATTATGTAGCTTCTACATATTCTTGGATGAACTTCATTTGACCTCATTAATGCcaattttgctttattttcagctgtgacacaaacacaaacacacacttacactcacACCCTGCGCGCCCTCCTCACCTTTCTTGAACTCCTCCAGCATGGCGTCCAGTTTGGTGTCATTGAAGACGCAGTGCAGCGGGTGTTTGTAGAACTGGGTGATGGTCTTTAGAGGGGTGCAGTCGTCCGGGTCCACGAACGCGAGGTCCTTAACGAACAGGATGTCTACGATGTTGGACCGCTCGTTCTCAAACACCGGTATCCTCGTGTACCCACTCTGCATGATGTCCGACATGGTGTTGAAATCCAGCACGACATCTGAGGCCAGCATGAAGCAGTCGGTCAGTGGCGTCAAGACGTCCTCTACGGTTTTGGTGCGCAGCTCCAGCGCTCCCTGGATGATGTTGAGCTCCTCCTTGACCAGGTCGTGGTACGGGTCAGTGACGCGCAACATCTCCAGAAGTTTTTCTCTGGTGTAAAAGTTGGAGATCTCCTGGTTTAGGATGAGGTCCAACAGTTTGCTGATGGGGTAGGAGATGGGGAAGGAGAGAACCATTAGCAGTCGCGTCACCCAGATGGTTTTGGAGGCGATGGCCAGACCGTGACGCGACGCCACAGAGTGTGGAAGGATCTCCCCGATAAAGAAAATGCCAAAGGCGCAGATAACCGTGGAGAGCCATGTCATGCCCAGGATCTGGCACATCCACACGGCGAGCGAGGCGTTGATAATCGCGGTCCCCAGTAATAGAGTGCAGAGGACGTAATTACCGTGCCGGCGCACCGACTCGATTTTACGCGCGTAGTTCTGCTCCTTGTCAGTGCCGCTGTTTTGGAGGACCTGCAGCTCCACGGGGTCCAGCGCCAGCAGACTCAGGTTCAGCCCACTGAAAAGAGCTGACAGTCCGAGCAGCAGGACGGACACCAACACCTGCAGCCAGAGTTCCGGGACAGCCGAACGCTCAGCCACGGCCACCCAGAAATCTCTTGTCCGGTAGTGTTCCCATTTGGATCCGTCGAAGGCGCACATGGAGTAGTATTtcattttctcccccctccGCAGGTCCTTGGCCAGCAGCTCCACCAGCACAGAGTTCTGACTGGAAGCAGACTTGAAAGAGCCTAAAACCTCGATGTCGGACGTCCTGGCGTTCTTGTCCATGCACATGTTCCGCTTCGGATGAACTTGTCCCTCTCGCCCTGGAGTTGGCTCCTCGATAAAGGCGATCCAGGGCGCGGCGTTGTTGGCGCGAGTACTCGCGGTGCGGTTGAGCCTCTGCGGGGAGGTGGAGTAATAAACCCGCAGCATGAAGCGGGTCCCCTCGGTAGCTTTCAGCACCCCGTCCTCCACGGACAGCTCCGCCCCGGTCTCCTCCGGCCGAAAGCCGAGCAAACCGAGCGCCGGGGCGGGGAACAGAGAGCAGACGGAcagggagagcagcagcagggctcCGGTTCGGGACCGCGCGGCCGCATCCTCCGCAGCCATGATGCGGTGTGAGATGTTCGTTTAGTCCAGGGCTCCCGGGTCACGTGGTTCTGCGGGGTTCCGGTCCATGTGGGAGAAGGAGGGACCCGCAGTTCTCCGCTAACAGCGGTGATTATGATGTTCTGCTGcgccgagagagagagagagagagagagagagagagagagagagagagatgcgcGCTCCACCGTGCCGTGACGTAACTTTCTAATAATAGCCTCGAGCTCACCACcatgaaaaatgactcaaactactgtagtaatcccagagtttacagtttgtttgttgagtGCCTATTTGTAGTGAatccatgttttattattattttctggtGTATAGTTAAAAACAACTCGATCATATTTAACAATAACAGTAGCATTATTGATTATAGACTAATAGGCGCATTGATGAAACTCATTGTAGCGTTTATATAATTGAAACatttatgtaattaaaaatctaaggcaaaatatttctttgaactgttttgaaacaaattaattgaattaaatgtgtaaaatctgATGGCAAActattccatgttttctttcctttgaacATGACAGGGCTgacatggtggtgcagtggttagtactctcgcctcacagcaagaaggttcctggtttagAACCTGGCCTTTCTGAGTaatgtctgcatgggttctctccgggtactctgaCTTCCTCCTACAgtacaaagacatgcacttaataggttaattggttactctaaattggccataagtgtcaatgtgagtgtgaatgtgtgtctccatgtgccctgtgatgaactggtgtgCAAGTCAtatgggataggctccagctccaccatgaCCCTAATGAAGATAAGTGGTTACagctaatggatggatggatgaacatAACAGTACATTGCCTTACATTAGTCTTTGAGACAGGTATAGCGAACAACACAACAACTTGATGCATGTAAAAATTGTGGCCATTGCTGCTATGTGAAAACTGATGGTACATTCTGCATTTTAAactgtgtgaaatatttcacatgatgatgatgatgttagaACTTGTGTTACAGTTCAGAGTCTTTATTTGATGCACTTGACAACACTGGACAGCAATCCAGATGAGTACGAACTAATGTTACTTAATCGAGTTTGCTATAAAGATGGGGTTCAGCTGCTAGCATTGACTTTCTGATGGCCATATTGTTATGAGGCACGGTGCAATGGGCAATAAATGACTTACTATACAGATGGTGGGAGTTGTCCAcgtttgaaaaacattttgcaaaagTGCCCCCTAGGATTCCTATAAAACCTGACAAAAAGCCCTCCAGAGCAGTGTGAACCACCAACAGCTTTCCTTCAGGGACCTCTTTTCTATCATTGATTAAACTTAAGTGACAtaatttatgaatattttatattatattcagtacATAACATCAACTAAACAGAACTTAATAACTGCAGGAATCTTGTGTCAAACAAGTGATTTGGATGAATCTTTTCTGTGAATATTTCATCAGGGAGTTTTCATGAGAACTTTTTTATACAATTTGATGTCTGTATTTTATAAAGCTCCGACAGCTCTGTGAATACAGCTTGTGCTCAGGTCTTCACTGTGCCCTTTATCCTGTCAGATCTTTCAAAAAGTTTATATCCTAAATCATAatctaaacttttaaaaaacaacgaTTTCATTTAGGCTTgttcacagaaatgaatgaaatgtgtaaatatatgtcaactatatatttttttctttaaagttttcATACACCTCTTAAAATCTAGAAGGCCTTGTGACCCATGTGAGGCTTTGGTGAACCTTCATGTGGGTCAAAACACTGTTGGGAACCAGTGATCCTTCCAGTGGACAAGATGTGGTAAAGTAACTGCTAGCTAGTGTCTGCTTACTCTAATCTTAACTAATATTCAGCTTGTTCTCATTGACATCATCGCCTGTGTGTTTCTAAAATATAGACACACAAGATAATAgttccctgtgtgttttattgcagaGGTCCAGTAGTTATactcacacaataaaacagctttAATCCTATTCAGAACAAAAGCCATTTATTAACTATTTAATCACATTGCCACTGCTGACttcataaattataataaaaaccTTTGATTAATGACTTGCATACAGTTATAACTGCACACATGATGGTTTATTAGATAGTAGAGCATTTATTAATGATTACACTACAACACTGTCAAATAGAAATGATTAACAGCACAGAAagaaattatacatttaaatatttttttcccaaaGTAAACTATCATCTCTGTAGCTTGTGGTGTCACAATATCTCACAGGAAAAGCGAATGAAACATtaagttaatttaaaataaatctgttgtgAGTCATTGTTCTAACATGACATTTAGCGGTTCTTTGTAAACAAAAGCTTAAATAAGCACAGAGATGTGAAATATACTTCCCAAACATTTACAATCAGTAGTAAGCCGTTTACTGCACACGTGTCTTCTTCAGGTGTTATTGTGGTTAAACCTTCTGCTCTGGCAACAGCAGATAATCCCGCCCTGATGTTATTGTCCAAACAGTGTTGCCTGAACACTTAAAGTCTGACCTTGAAcatcagaacagaatgaggaaaaacaagaggaCAAATCTAGATCTGtctcatttttacacatttccaCCTTTTCTATGTACGTATGTGACTGTTAATCATCTCTTTCCAAAACCACAGGATTTAATCTGCTTCTATAACAGCATGCCCTGTTCTGCTTTCCAGCAGATGTTGAATCAGCTTGAAGGGATTTACTCCCATTTAGCCACAAGAGAATCAGTGAGGTCCAACACTGATGCTGGGAGATAAGGTCTGGCTCGCAGTGTCATGATGACATTACTGATTTAGTTTGACCAGTGCAGCCTCAGTGACTGCATTTGGGTCCTCAGTCCTCACACACATCTTTATGGATGTGGTTTTGTGCACAGGGGAATTGTCATTTTGAAACTAGAAGGGGCCTTAAATAAACTACTTTTACAAAGTTGAACTgcactgtttttctgtctgaaatATGATTGTATGATGTAGAATTAAAATTTCCCTGAACTGAAAATAAGAGGCCTTTATCCAAACCATGACAAACAGCTCCAGACCAAGTGTAGTGTAACAGTGTTCACGTAGGTTTCTGCCACATAGTGTAGTTAAGGATACAAAAACAAGGGAGTCAAAGAgttatatttcagttttaaagaagaaaaacaggtcaCAGATTGAGCACAACTGAGCACCTAGGGGAGATTTTGGACTGATGTGTGTGACAGTATCTGAATCTACTAAAATGGGTTCCATCTATTTtcagtgtatttgtatttatggCATATTATATTGTGCAGACTGCTTCTCAGcattaatgaaaataacaattattgtgtgtttatatagcacctttcatacaagAAATGCAGCtcatagtgctttacaacaaagacATATAACGATGGATAACAATGGCGTTTTGTATTTGCATCTGTCAAAGATGAATCACAGACTGCAGAACACTGCTGGCTTTAAATGTTTCTCCACATGGTGGCAGTAGGGTAAAAGCTATCAGAGGCTGTGGAGGACGATCATGTCCACAAACTGTCACATCAAACAATAAcgtcacttttttttcatgtcacttTTAGGAATACACTAATTATAGTTATTCATATGTCATTCTAATATGATAGTAATAGCCCAATTCCTCTATTTACTGACATGGTAATTAGCCTTCTTCATAGCCATGCCTGTATTCCTGTGAGTTTTCTTTAGTGTTCATTTTTTGTATGTTGTCAAATGAATTTTGGGAGTTGTGACTTTACAAATTGCAAATGATGCTCATTTAAAAATCTATATTAATCTCAGAACCTGATGAGTTGATGAgctttgagttgttttttttacacagattaatatttgatatatcAATACTAAattgtaaaaacattaaacctTTCTCCACAAAATGCAGTTAAAGTATTTTTAGTGAAATAACTCATAATGCTGCAAAATGACCCCTGTGACTGTTTTACTATTAAATATGGGATTATTGGATTATTCTTACCTATTTCGCTTAGGACCAAGGCACCACACGCAAAAACCTATTTTGAGATTTTTGgaatatttttcttgtttagtgtttatttcacttcactttctctatttgtgtctgtagagTTCACCAAGAGTTAGCATTAGATAATGACTCATTTGctatttgcacatttaaaacgtaaaaatgacacacacatattgtattCAACACTTAATTGTCTTCATGTAAATAATCTACTAGGGAATTTCCATGGTGATATCTTTTGATTAAAGTTTTGCCGGTTCTCCTATAGTGTCTCAaaatttatttataatacataTCTTTCTTCTTAAAATGAGTTTTCTCTCATAGCCAGAATTTCTGGCTATGTATGAGAAGCTGAGGGGAAGCTGTTTGGAggcattttatccaaaacaaatattgtgACACCAGCAATGTATTCAGTATTAAATAAGCTTCAATGAACTCTTACACTGTATAAAGGATGTACAATATAGAAATGTATATCACGTGGTTGAACTCAAACCTTACATATGCAgtaattgttataaaaattaggattctactggggtgcagatgttttaactcatataggtgtgtgtgtgtgtcctgttttttgcatgtcttatCCGCTTCCTTATTTGGCCTGTATTtcactgaggctggcagggagagataattataaaatagtacaggacaagagagacaggttaggaagtatcatttggattGAAAcataaggcaaggcaagtttatttgtatagcataatttgtacacaaggcaattcatagtgctttacagaggcaaggaaaaacattggacattaagacaagcaatagaaataaaaaaaataataataatggtcattactgaactgaaaaccaaaaaaggacgttatgataataactgtatcagtggggaggtgtccaagacagcccattaaaaaaatgtataagaaccaactgatagagctcctcagggagccttttctctgtaaccctttgtgtgttaaacgctccttcttgtacaagaataagaaattaaacttaaactttgatactttgaatccagtcctccttgtTCAAAGGTTGCTGAGTCAATCAAATATCACACGCACCACTTTATTGATGCCGCACGCGCACTAAATCCATTTACTGCGCGTCATCTCCATCACGCACGCACGTGCATCCGTCATTGTCATGGAGACAGACCGTGGTGACGTAAGGGCACGCAGAATTAAGGAATTATTCACTTTCGTTTGGACTGGAGACGTTGTTGACCTGTGTGAACACCTGTCCGTGAGAAAGTTGAACCCAACCTGAAAACTCATCCTACACCAGAGAAAAGCTCCGTGAACCCACCCTACACGAGAGGAACGCTCCGTGAACCCACCCTACACGAGAGGAAAGCTCCAAATAAATACCAAAAGACCaacctgctgtgacatgtcacGTAAGACAACTTTTCCCAAACTTATTTAATCATCGTCATTTTTTAGTACAGaatgtatatttaattcatGTAAACTGGCCTGTTaggaaaacacagtttttgtttacaCTCGATGTTTTTCTcggtttaaaatgtttattagaTGATAAGAAATTGGACTGAATGTTGAATGCTGAAATGTGTTGAtagttatttttagttttttctcgGTGTAAAATCATTTCTAGATGGTAAATATTGGTTGAATGTTTCCGGACAGGcgcaaaatgttttaataattgtGTAGTGAtgaaaaaatatcttaaatttTAGTTGAAAGCATTACTTTTTTGCAAATGTATCGACCAAAATTTAggaaaaaacattatatttttcGAATAATGACAAAAAGTATGTATTTTTCTGGTGCACCATGGAGACCACTGAACGTTCTGGACATCGAAACttgcaaatgtaaacaaaccggGGCCCATTGCCAGAGTAACCTgtttacatttgatttgaagtttgttgCGATGAatgaagtttgatttaaaacgcatcaatatcaatttaatttaatttaatttaatttaagaatTTAATTGAACATACAGTCACAATCAGAGCAACTTTTCAAGTTTAAAGTTGATCACTTGTCAACTAATTATCAGATATGCTCAAAATGCCAAACAGTAAATGAAGTGAAGTGTCTGAAAGTCTTTAGATCCACAACCAAAACTGTCGTGTACTTTCATCCTGatgtatattaataatttacCACGAGGGGCAGATTGTTTTGAGCTTATTTCGGAGGATTAACGCCGTTAATTGCGCGCAATTTCATCAAAGTATCCACCGTTTGCCGTGCGTAATGGCGCACCAAGGTCTATGCACATCACTCTGACGAccgtggcagagaggaggatgcacactggctctgcagaggagctccttcagcagcagactcctcTCCCTGAAATGCaccacagaggacacaggaaatcattcctgCCTGCGGTCATTCATCTCTATAATGCCTTCCTTAGctgacacacatacatttacttttgcattttattgcactttatttatttaatgttaatgatcTTGTATATAGCTTTATATATATTcgtaattataattattattattatcaaagtatttctgattctgatactgATATCATATTTGTTCCTACATTGTTGTTCC includes the following:
- the LOC104930042 gene encoding metal transporter CNNM1, whose protein sequence is MAAEDAAARSRTGALLLLSLSVCSLFPAPALGLLGFRPEETGAELSVEDGVLKATEGTRFMLRVYYSTSPQRLNRTASTRANNAAPWIAFIEEPTPGREGQVHPKRNMCMDKNARTSDIEVLGSFKSASSQNSVLVELLAKDLRRGEKMKYYSMCAFDGSKWEHYRTRDFWVAVAERSAVPELWLQVLVSVLLLGLSALFSGLNLSLLALDPVELQVLQNSGTDKEQNYARKIESVRRHGNYVLCTLLLGTAIINASLAVWMCQILGMTWLSTVICAFGIFFIGEILPHSVASRHGLAIASKTIWVTRLLMVLSFPISYPISKLLDLILNQEISNFYTREKLLEMLRVTDPYHDLVKEELNIIQGALELRTKTVEDVLTPLTDCFMLASDVVLDFNTMSDIMQSGYTRIPVFENERSNIVDILFVKDLAFVDPDDCTPLKTITQFYKHPLHCVFNDTKLDAMLEEFKKGKSHLAIVQRVNNEGEGDPFYEVMGIVTLEDVIEEIIKSEILDETDLYTDNRSKRRVSHHERKQQDFSIFKLSENEMKVKISPQLLLATHRFLSTEVEPFKPAHISEKILLRLIKHPSVVQELKFDEKNKRAQQHFLFQRNKPVDYFILVLQGRVEVEFGKEALKFENGAFSYFGVPAIMPTVHRSPSRSSGLDRSESMLYGGSMSQLNGGGNVYLPDYSVRQLTHIQIIKITRSHYQNAVTATRMDSSPQTPDADTRLTESSTLTPEPPSTDNTATLMPPQHTTTTTTLMPPPREPSRPGSARTRGQQSSVPHSTSLLNEKNRIVRSKSDGQKSPSDSVFLRMDEIPYIREDRSETDTHTDMASVPIETDTSPFISSLSLSGSEDTLGKKLLLKLSHKKRKKSREGEKTPEDISEQPLVKT